In Streptomyces nodosus, one DNA window encodes the following:
- a CDS encoding antibiotic biosynthesis monooxygenase family protein, with translation MSVVKINVLTVPAEQRETLEKRFASRAHAVESSDGFEWFELLRPVEGTDDYLVYTRWRDEESFQAWLEGPMKAAHQGGGAESGERPKPAASGSTLWSFDVVQQAAPKGA, from the coding sequence ATGAGCGTAGTCAAGATCAACGTACTCACGGTCCCCGCCGAGCAGCGGGAGACGCTGGAGAAGCGCTTCGCCTCCCGCGCCCATGCCGTGGAGAGCTCCGACGGGTTCGAGTGGTTCGAGCTTCTCCGGCCCGTGGAGGGAACCGACGACTACCTCGTCTACACCCGCTGGCGTGACGAGGAGTCCTTCCAGGCCTGGTTGGAGGGTCCGATGAAGGCGGCCCACCAGGGCGGCGGCGCGGAGAGCGGCGAGCGCCCCAAGCCGGCGGCGAGCGGATCCACGCTGTGGTCCTTCGACGTCGTCCAGCAGGCCGCGCCGAAGGGCGCGTGA